A window of Pseudoliparis swirei isolate HS2019 ecotype Mariana Trench chromosome 13, NWPU_hadal_v1, whole genome shotgun sequence genomic DNA:
GTCACAACACCACACGTCATGGAGGAGGCAGTAGTCACATGGTTACGAAGTCGTTGTCAAACTATCGAACAAATACTTACAATTTAAATCGTACGTCAGTGCATCAAATATACTTCGTGTAGGCTAAAGTGTGAATTGAGTATTGTATTTCAGATGTGTTGTATCACGTGGTTATAATAACCAGAATCTGAATGTGTAGCTACTTTATGCTGCTGTTGTTAATCTATGATATAATAATTGATTGCTTGAGTTCAGATTTATAGAAAACGTTTTCCCTGAATTgtctcctcccctgtctcctaGGTTGCTCCCCGCTCTGCGTCCTAGCTTCTCTCCTAGTCGGCAGCGTCATGGTGGACATCGCCGTGGCGGGCGGCGCGGCGTGGAGCTGTCGGGGCCGCCGGCTGTCcgacgtgctgcttcctgtccacgCCGCGGCCGAAGAGGAGCTGCGTGAGCCCGAGGGAGACGAGGCCGCCGGGTGAGGAGCCTCGCGCCTCGCGGAGGCATCGTCTGTGGGGCGtggtcctgacctctgacctctgacccctcacagGGCCGGCCCGGTGCTGCTGGAGCAGACGGAGGACGGGTCTCCTTGCCTCCTGACGCTCCGCTGCACCTCCTGCtcgcccgccgccgccatcaGCCGCCTGCTGGTGGTCAGCGAGGCTCGGACCATGGAGGCGTACGACCACACGGGCGAATACTGCGGCACCGTCCGCGGGGAGAGGAGCGACGGCGTGCGGCCAGACAGGTGTGAGGTCAtcgccgcgggggggggggggggggttcttcttTCAGCCCGAGCTCATGAGCACAGCCGTGTCTGACCCTCAGTTCAGGCCGAGGGCCTTTCTACCGGAAGCAGCTGGTCCTGGagcgcccctcccccgcctgtGACGTGAAGGCgagtctctcctccttctccacgcCGTTCTTCCCTCTCGGACTCGGCTGACTTTCATCCTTTTGGTTTCCGGCGTCCCAGCTGCTCTCGCTGGGCGGCAGGAGCAGCGTGTTGGTGCGTCGAGTCGTCGTGGGCCTCCGggcgccgccgcccgccgcgGCCCACGGGCCCGGCATCGACATGCAGCAGGTGCAGTGTCTGGTGGAGCAGATGGGGGCCAGCCTGTCGCCGGGGGCCCGGAGCCTCATGGAGATGGTGCACTTCCAGCAGAAGGTGGGTGGAGGAGCAGCGAGCCACTCGTTACCTTTAGGGACCTC
This region includes:
- the c13h10orf88 gene encoding ATPase PAAT isoform X1, which translates into the protein MVDIAVAGGAAWSCRGRRLSDVLLPVHAAAEEELREPEGDEAAGAGPVLLEQTEDGSPCLLTLRCTSCSPAAAISRLLVVSEARTMEAYDHTGEYCGTVRGERSDGVRPDSSGRGPFYRKQLVLERPSPACDVKLLSLGGRSSVLVRRVVVGLRAPPPAAAHGPGIDMQQVQCLVEQMGASLSPGARSLMEMVHFQQKNQTGSLGGFLPLLMGGGILSALAQGANVSAQPQPAASRSGATSDASSSSSSSSSDLLASGVNTEIIAGSGGPAGGAQLAELISRLLSGGGPAAASGPELLPVLQSLCGQVTKLRLDDAEEEEMKKRNGSWELDPAMERRLEEMERRLTEHVDRRLDALEQKLEKTLLAALERAAPSGAACPGPFEQSAPTAATH
- the c13h10orf88 gene encoding ATPase PAAT isoform X2; protein product: MVDIAVAGGAAWSCRGRRLSDVLLPVHAAAEEELREPEGDEAAGAGPVLLEQTEDGSPCLLTLRCTSCSPAAAISRLLVVSEARTMEAYDHTGEYCGTVRGERSDGVRPDSSGRGPFYRKQLVLERPSPACDVKLLSLGGRSSVLVRRVVVGLRAPPPAAAHGPGIDMQQVQCLVEQMGASLSPGARSLMEMVHFQQKNQTGSLGGFLPLLMGGGILSALAQGANVSAQPQPAASRSGATSDASSSSSSSSSDLLASGVNTEIIAGSGGPAAASGPELLPVLQSLCGQVTKLRLDDAEEEEMKKRNGSWELDPAMERRLEEMERRLTEHVDRRLDALEQKLEKTLLAALERAAPSGAACPGPFEQSAPTAATH